In Agrobacterium vitis, one genomic interval encodes:
- a CDS encoding mannonate dehydratase gives MYLGTQVGARDDDDYRVFAQLGLKHICADPPGDPRSWTLSDIERHRDKVESFGLILDMLQLPLPSSPIERASYPDILLAGPDRDRQIDAVCKMIENVAAAGIPAAKYNLNLIGIPRTPMEKGRGGSMNESFRWDKADQAAAPGLAGVLSEDENWERIDYFLERVVPVAESNKVRLACHPHDPYTPPGYKGVTRLLGTVEGLKKFVQMRESPYHGLNFCQGSIGEMLDNPREEIDDIIRWFGTRGKIFNVHFRNISGGKLSFMETFPDEGDMDMVRSVKIYHEVGYQYMLMPDHVPTISGRDPTGVAFAFCYGYIAALLESLNSANT, from the coding sequence ATGTATTTAGGAACGCAGGTTGGCGCGCGAGACGACGACGATTATCGGGTGTTTGCGCAATTGGGTCTCAAGCATATCTGCGCCGATCCGCCGGGCGATCCACGCAGCTGGACACTTTCCGATATCGAGCGCCATCGCGACAAGGTCGAGAGCTTTGGTCTGATCCTGGACATGCTGCAATTGCCCTTGCCCTCCAGCCCAATTGAAAGAGCATCCTATCCGGATATCCTGTTGGCCGGCCCAGACCGCGACCGCCAGATCGATGCGGTTTGCAAGATGATCGAGAACGTGGCGGCGGCCGGGATTCCGGCGGCAAAATACAATCTCAACCTGATCGGTATTCCCCGCACTCCGATGGAAAAGGGCCGCGGCGGCTCAATGAATGAAAGCTTCCGCTGGGACAAGGCCGATCAGGCCGCAGCACCGGGACTGGCTGGCGTTCTTTCGGAGGATGAAAATTGGGAGCGGATCGATTATTTCCTGGAACGGGTCGTGCCGGTTGCCGAGAGCAACAAGGTGCGCCTGGCCTGCCATCCGCACGATCCCTACACGCCGCCTGGCTATAAGGGCGTAACCCGGCTCCTTGGCACAGTCGAGGGTTTGAAGAAATTTGTGCAGATGCGCGAAAGCCCTTATCACGGCCTGAATTTTTGCCAGGGATCAATTGGTGAAATGCTGGACAATCCGCGCGAGGAAATCGACGATATCATTCGCTGGTTCGGAACGCGCGGCAAGATCTTCAACGTCCATTTCCGCAATATCAGCGGTGGCAAACTGTCCTTCATGGAAACCTTTCCCGATGAAGGCGATATGGACATGGTGCGGTCGGTGAAGATCTATCACGAAGTCGGCTACCAATATATGCTGATGCCGGATCATGTTCCCACCATCAGTGGCCGCGATCCAACCGGCGTCGCCTTCGCCTTCTGCTACGGCTATATCGCCGCGCTGCTCGAAAGTCTGAACTCGGCAAATACGTAA
- a CDS encoding nucleotidyltransferase family protein, translating into MGGSAHKLLALFDGVPLIRHVVAISLASRAASVTVVTGHRREEVEACLLDLPAAMSFNAGFAEGMASSLITGLNSPDVADKDGVMVVLGDMPGLTALHLDALILAFESADGRAIIRAASGDVPGNPVILPEALRPALLTLTGDKGAKAIIAASTLPVIDVDIGPAALVDVDTPDAIMAAGGVLNG; encoded by the coding sequence ATGGGCGGCAGCGCCCATAAGCTTCTGGCTCTCTTTGATGGTGTCCCGCTCATCCGTCACGTGGTGGCGATCAGCCTTGCGAGCCGGGCGGCATCCGTTACGGTTGTCACCGGACATCGTCGGGAGGAGGTCGAGGCTTGTCTTTTAGATTTGCCAGCCGCGATGAGCTTCAATGCCGGGTTTGCCGAGGGGATGGCATCCTCGTTGATCACCGGACTAAATTCTCCTGATGTGGCTGACAAGGATGGCGTCATGGTGGTGCTCGGCGATATGCCGGGACTGACAGCGTTGCATCTCGATGCGCTGATCTTAGCATTCGAAAGCGCAGATGGCCGCGCCATCATCCGTGCAGCGTCAGGTGACGTGCCGGGTAATCCGGTTATTTTACCAGAGGCGCTTCGTCCGGCATTGCTGACATTGACGGGCGACAAGGGCGCCAAGGCGATCATCGCGGCCAGCACGCTGCCGGTGATCGATGTCGATATCGGTCCGGCTGCTCTTGTCGATGTCGACACACCAGACGCCATTATGGCGGCTGGCGGAGTGTTGAACGGATAA